The sequence below is a genomic window from Nostoc flagelliforme CCNUN1.
TTTAGGTGTCCGAGACTGTCATTGATCACCTTAAACCGATCCAGGTCGAGAAATACTACAGCAAATAAATAATTCTTCTGCTGTTTGGCTCGCTCAAGTGTGTGTTTTAAGCGCTCCATAAAGAAAGCTCGGTTTGGTAGACCTGTCAGTGCATCGTGAAACGCATTATGTCGTAACTGTTCTTCTACCTGCTTTCGCTCGTTAATTTCAGCTTCTAATTGCCTGTTAGCCTCTAAGAGTCCAGCAAATGAATCTTGTAATTGAGTAGCCATTTGATTATGAGCCTGAGCAAGAACTCTTAGTTCCTTGATCCCCTCTACTGTAACGGTTTGGTCTAACTTCCCATTAGCGATTTCCTTAGAGGCAAAGCTCAAACGGAGAATTGGTTGAGTAATCCAATGAGAAGTAATCACTCCTATGGCTGTAGCTAGTATCAACGATCCTAAACACAGCAGCATAGTGGTTCGGGTGTTAGCTTCGATATGCTCCATAAAGTCGGCTTCTGGAACCACCACGATAATCAGCCAATTTAGCCCACAGTCGGCTGTAAGGGGCATTAACTGTACAAATTGCCGCTTGTGATCAATTTCAAATTCTAGCTGTTGGCTAGAAGAAATGTTACTAAAGTTATCAAATTTTGACAGCAAATACTGTGTAGTCAGATGAGTGATCCGATCGCTGCTGGCGATCGCTCTGAGCCGTTTGGATGTCTTTTTTCCTCCCTGATAACTCAGGATAAAAGGTTGCTCTGCGGTTGAAGTTGCTACCAACTCTCCAGAATGCTCGACAATAAATGTCTTTCCTGAGCGACCAATCTTTAAACTGTGCAAAAACTCACTCAGTTGTGAAAGAGATAACGTTGCATTCGTCACTCCAAGTAAAGTACCTGTCCGGTCATAAAAAGGTTGGGTTGCACTGAACGCTAGCCCTGATGAAGAAAAATATGAATATATTCCTGTGCAAGTAAGCTTCCCCGCTTTCACAGCATTTGTGTACCAGGGGCGAGTGCGAGGATCAAAGGTTTTGTTAACTTGAATTAATTTGACAATATTACCTTTATAATCGGTCTTGTAAGTGTAGTAATTATTACCTGTTGATTGATCTCTTCTTCGGATGGCTAGTGAACCATCGTTAAGGCGATCAACCGAATGAATTTCTCCTTGTGTACTTGCAAAAGCGATCGGACTTAAAGGCTTGAATAACTGTATTTGATGCCATAAATGGTGTTCTAAACTTTTTGGATCTTTTAAACTTAACTCACCAATATGGACAGATTTGGCGTTGAGCTGAGTGACGAGTTGGGGAATCTTTATGTAATCGGTGACATGTTGATGAATCCGAGTTGTAACTTCATCCCGCATCTGAGTAGCAACCTCATTAACAGCTTTTTGACCATTTTTTAAAGATAAGAATGCTGTTAAGCCTACAGCAGCAGAGATTTGCAGTACGAAAGGTACTACAAGAGCTACACGGAGTGGCATCCTCAATAACCTTTTTGACATCGAACGCAAGAAATTCTGCTGTGGCATCTGTGCGATTCTAGCCTCCGATAGCTTAAAAGCAAGAGTTTATCTTCTTACCAAGGGAGTATTCTAAATCTACTGATACAGCTACTTTAAACTGCTACCTCGAATTCTGATCAGTTAATAATACCAAGTAGCGTAGGCATCGCCCCTTCTACAGACTGTTCTGTCCTTGGAGGCAAGGAACAATCCTTCGTTCGCCGTTAAGCAATGCCCTTTTCACAACGTAAGAGAATTGAGAACTATAACCCGTAAAGTGAACGCTCAATGCACGATAGCTGTGGAGTTGGTTTACCCAGATGCGGTTACACCTAGTGTATTTTACACTCCATTGACATCTCGGTTTTAAAACCAAGTCCAGTTTTGCGAGATTTGATACAACCTTGTCCAATTCTTTTAGTAATTAATAAAGAAGAGGTATTGATTGCCAATCTTCCCAATCAAATAAAAGTACGGTTGGCGATGTTTAACATATAGGCTTTGTTTGAAGTCTTGGCGATGTCTAGGATGGAGGTAGCTGCAACACCTTATCTAGTACGCTTAATTAGATGATTTGAGAAAACTTTTTAGGAAACCCACTTATGCGCCATCTCAAATTTGCTCCGAGTTGGTTGCGATTTTTAATTATTTTCTTATTGGCGATGGGTATATTGTTTCGCTTTTTTAACCTTGACGGCAAAGTTTACTGGCATGATGAAACTTATACTTCATTGCGGATTTCTGGTTACAGAACAACTGAAGTAAAACAACAAATTTTTAATAATCGTGTCATTACTGGAGAAAGCTTTGCCCAGTTTCAAGGTGCAAATCAACAAAAAAGCTTAAATGACACAATCATGAATTTGGCAAAAGAAGATCCTTACCATCCACCGCTTTATTACATAATAGCCAGGTTGTGGATGGAAATCTTTGGGAATTCGGTGACGGCGATTAGAAGTTTATCTGCTTGCATCAGTTTACTGGTTTTTCCTTGTGTTTATTGGCTATGCCGAGAATTATTTAATGTGCCATTATCAATTCCTGGTGTAGCGATCGCACTTATAGCAATTTCTCCAATTCAACTAGTTTATGCCCAAGAAGCACAAGAATATATTCTCTGGTTAGTCACTATATTAATATCAAGTGCGTCTCTGCTACGAGCAATGCGGCTGGAATCACAAGATAAAGATGAGGCAGTAAAAGAACGACAGCAGCCAGATTTATTCGCTATTTGGAGCATTTATGCAGTAACTTTAGCTATCAGTCTTTATACATGCCTTTGGAGTGCATTTGTAGCACTTGCTCATGGAATTTATGTAACGATCACTGCCAAATTTAAGTTGACTGAAACTGTCAGAACTTATCTGTTAGTATCACTGGTAGGTTTTTTAGCCTTCATGCCTTGGATAACAATTGTGATGGGTGACTTTTTTCAATTTTTGATTTCAGCAGATAAAACAAGAATCCAGTCATCTTTGATGCCTACATTTCCATTCTTACTGATGCAGTTAAGCCGAATTTTTTTTGATATAGACCTTAAGCTAGATAACCCTATAAACTATTTAATTACACCAATATTTTTAATTCTGGTAGGATATTCAATTTGTTTTCTTTCTCTAACAACTAACTATAAAGTCTGGTTTTTTATTATCACATTGACTGTAGTGCCAGCACTACCCTTAATACTGTCAAATCCTGGTGGCATACAATTATCAACTGAACCATATTTCATGCCATCTTATTTAGGAATCCAAATAACTGTTGCTTACCTACTAGCTACGCAAATATATAATGGAAGCGTATCACGCCGGAGCATTTGGCAGATGATCATGACATTAGTGATTATTGGTGGACTGATTTCTTCTAAGGTGAGTTCCCAGGCAGAAACTTGGTGGAATAAAGGTACGAGTTATGGCAATCCACAAGTTGCCCAAATCATCAATCAGACGAGTAGTCCACTTTTGGTTAGTGATGCTTTGGGCAATAATTATGGGAATGTTTTGTCTCTAAGCTATCTTTTGGAACCAAAAGTACGATTTTTGTTGGTGAACAACCCAAAAAAACCCACATTCCCTAATGGGTTTACTGATGTATTTTTACTCAATCCTTCAGAGAATTGGCGCGAAACAATCGAAAAAAATTATAAATTAAAGACAGACATTGTTTACAGTGATGAATATTATTCGGTCTGGAAATTGGCTAAATATCCTAAATTACGCCGACGTAATATCCCATCTAATAATAAATTATCTACTAGCTTATAGTGTGGGAAGCTACACATTATATGTTCTACAAAGATGGACAGATAAACTGGTTACAAAATTTATAATATCTTATGTGGTACTTTAGACTAATCAAAGAATTTAATAATAAATATTAAACAAAATTTAATCTTAAATTAATTTAACTGAAAGGACGATGTTTTATATTATCCTTTGATATGAATTTAATGATTTATTTAAAGCTTTTGTATGAAAATAACAGATTTTATAGGTCGTTTACATCTAGTGATCGCTAAAACGCCCTAATGTAATGATAATCATAGAGTTACAATCCATCTATTAGAAGCTGTGAAGCAAGAGTTAAACTCTATTAAGAATAACCTAGAGAGTATTTTTGCAATGACGATTATACAATTAGAAGCGGTGAAGTAACTGCATTAGCGGGTGTTTTATGGGCTAAAGGAAAAGCCAGGACTTTAGCTAAAAACGCTGTTGAGGGTGGCAATCAGAATGCAGCTAAACTGTATGTTTGCCAAGCAATACATGATAAGGAATATACACCAGTAAAGTATCTCAGTACATAGCTAAACCTTGATTTAGCGTTGCCTATGCAGAAGTGCAAAATTATTTATACCTTTGGATAATTTTAAAATATCCTCTAAAGTATAAGTAAAAATTTAGCCGTGAAGAGTATGATTAATACAGTTTGAATTAAGTAGGGAAGGAAAGAAGGTTATTGTTCAGTAATTCTTTTGTTAAGAACAGCTTCTCTTTTCCCCCTGCTTTCCCGCCCCGACTTGCCATGATTCGTATAATAGTAAGGCGTTTGGGATAAAGCACGGCCGGTTCTACCAGAACCGCAGGACATTCTTGAAATTCTTCCTCTTCAACTTTTAGATAATTCTTGCAGTGCTTGAGGTAATAGACAGGTGAGTCCAACTAAGGTACGACCGCAGTATAGATATGGATTGTCTAGAATCGCATTAAATCATAATATACTCTGAGCAAGTAAAGCACTGTTATCATAAATAACTATTTTAGAAGGTGAATCATCTCCTAGCGTTCCGTCTAAGTAAACACTAATCTTCTTTATAAAACGTTCATCTGTCGTTTGATTAAAGTTTTCTTGTATGTAACCGTCCAGAGGATTTGAACCACCACTAAATAAATAAATAAATAAATAGAATCGGGAGGTGCTAATTTTACTAGAACTAAAAAACGAGTTCCTCTCCCTGAAACATTTTCTGCTTCCTCAAACGATAATTCTTTAAATTCCGTTAAATCTGCAATATTCATGTAAATTACCGAATAATCAAGGAAT
It includes:
- a CDS encoding bifunctional diguanylate cyclase/phosphodiesterase, with amino-acid sequence MPQQNFLRSMSKRLLRMPLRVALVVPFVLQISAAVGLTAFLSLKNGQKAVNEVATQMRDEVTTRIHQHVTDYIKIPQLVTQLNAKSVHIGELSLKDPKSLEHHLWHQIQLFKPLSPIAFASTQGEIHSVDRLNDGSLAIRRRDQSTGNNYYTYKTDYKGNIVKLIQVNKTFDPRTRPWYTNAVKAGKLTCTGIYSYFSSSGLAFSATQPFYDRTGTLLGVTNATLSLSQLSEFLHSLKIGRSGKTFIVEHSGELVATSTAEQPFILSYQGGKKTSKRLRAIASSDRITHLTTQYLLSKFDNFSNISSSQQLEFEIDHKRQFVQLMPLTADCGLNWLIIVVVPEADFMEHIEANTRTTMLLCLGSLILATAIGVITSHWITQPILRLSFASKEIANGKLDQTVTVEGIKELRVLAQAHNQMATQLQDSFAGLLEANRQLEAEINERKQVEEQLRHNAFHDALTGLPNRAFFMERLKHTLERAKQQKNYLFAVVFLDLDRFKVINDSLGHLKGDQFLIAIANRLRACIGSTDTAARLGGDEFTILLDEIQNVSEAIKVVERIQQELTLPLELDGQEVFTTASIGIALSSTVDYDQPENLLRDADTAMYRAKALGKARYELFNQEMYTNALARLQLENDLRRAIERHEFQLYYQPIVSLTNGRLIGFEALLRWQHPERGLISPTDFIPLVEESGMIVEVGYWALHEACRQMQSWQVRHRTNSLEKISVNLSVKQFSQPDLIEQIGEILHSTGLDAGSLMLEITESAIMENGDEANAELLKLRKMGIELSIDDFGTGYSSLSRLHSFPISVLKIDRSFVSLIDANGKNLEIIETIITLAHKLGMDVTAEGVETKEQLAFLRNLNCECGQGYFFSRPLDNTAAVALIGYCWRI
- a CDS encoding glycosyltransferase family 39 protein codes for the protein MRHLKFAPSWLRFLIIFLLAMGILFRFFNLDGKVYWHDETYTSLRISGYRTTEVKQQIFNNRVITGESFAQFQGANQQKSLNDTIMNLAKEDPYHPPLYYIIARLWMEIFGNSVTAIRSLSACISLLVFPCVYWLCRELFNVPLSIPGVAIALIAISPIQLVYAQEAQEYILWLVTILISSASLLRAMRLESQDKDEAVKERQQPDLFAIWSIYAVTLAISLYTCLWSAFVALAHGIYVTITAKFKLTETVRTYLLVSLVGFLAFMPWITIVMGDFFQFLISADKTRIQSSLMPTFPFLLMQLSRIFFDIDLKLDNPINYLITPIFLILVGYSICFLSLTTNYKVWFFIITLTVVPALPLILSNPGGIQLSTEPYFMPSYLGIQITVAYLLATQIYNGSVSRRSIWQMIMTLVIIGGLISSKVSSQAETWWNKGTSYGNPQVAQIINQTSSPLLVSDALGNNYGNVLSLSYLLEPKVRFLLVNNPKKPTFPNGFTDVFLLNPSENWRETIEKNYKLKTDIVYSDEYYSVWKLAKYPKLRRRNIPSNNKLSTSL